From Thiomicrospira sp. XS5, one genomic window encodes:
- a CDS encoding CTP synthase, with translation MTKFIFVTGGVVSSLGKGIAAASLGSLLEARGLQVSMLKMDPYINVDPGTMSPFQHGEVFVTDDGAETDLDLGHYERFVQRNFTKRNSFSTGQVYEKVIRNERRGDYLGGTVQVIPHITDEIKHRIKLAAAGADVALVEVGGTVGDIESLPFLEAIRQLGVEVGRERAMFMHLTLLPYIAVAGEVKTKPTQHSVKELRSIGIQPDILICRSERPLEESEKRKIALFTNVEEQAVINSLDARTIYEVPRMLHEQGLDELVTNRFRLDVPVADLTDWDKVVDAQLNPEKSVDIAMVGKYVDLTEAYKSLIEALVHGGIQTLTQVNIHYIDSEDIEKSGTGVIEDMDAILVPGGFGERGVEGKIEAIRYARENKIPYLGICLGMQMAVVEYARHVAGLTNAHSTELDPKTPTPVVALITEWTDEDGKVIERDETVDLGGTMRLGGQGCLLAKGTKMQQIYGQELIRERHRHRYEVNDGYIAKLEAAGLKISGRSEDGNLVETIEIEDHPWFVACQFHPEFTSTPRNGHPLFKAFVQAANEHKNS, from the coding sequence ATGACAAAGTTTATATTCGTTACTGGTGGTGTTGTTTCTTCCTTAGGAAAAGGGATTGCCGCCGCTTCCCTCGGGTCGCTTCTGGAAGCCAGAGGCCTCCAAGTCAGTATGTTAAAGATGGATCCGTATATCAACGTCGATCCAGGCACCATGAGCCCGTTCCAGCATGGCGAAGTGTTTGTCACCGATGACGGTGCGGAAACCGATTTGGATTTGGGGCATTACGAGCGCTTTGTACAACGTAATTTCACCAAGCGTAACAGCTTTTCCACCGGCCAGGTGTATGAAAAAGTGATTCGCAACGAGCGTCGGGGTGATTATTTGGGTGGCACCGTTCAAGTGATTCCGCACATTACCGACGAAATCAAACACCGCATTAAGCTGGCGGCAGCTGGAGCCGATGTCGCTCTGGTGGAAGTCGGCGGTACCGTTGGGGATATCGAGTCCTTGCCGTTCTTGGAAGCCATCCGTCAATTGGGCGTGGAAGTCGGCCGTGAACGCGCCATGTTTATGCACTTAACCTTATTGCCTTACATCGCGGTAGCCGGTGAAGTGAAAACCAAGCCCACCCAGCACTCGGTGAAAGAATTACGTTCCATCGGGATTCAGCCGGATATTTTGATCTGCCGTTCTGAGCGCCCGTTGGAAGAATCGGAAAAACGCAAAATCGCGCTGTTTACCAATGTGGAAGAGCAAGCGGTTATCAATTCGCTGGATGCGCGTACGATTTACGAAGTGCCACGCATGCTGCATGAACAAGGTTTGGATGAGTTGGTTACCAATCGTTTCCGTTTGGATGTCCCGGTAGCGGATTTGACGGATTGGGACAAAGTGGTCGATGCGCAGTTGAATCCCGAAAAATCGGTCGACATCGCCATGGTTGGAAAATACGTCGATTTGACCGAGGCTTACAAATCGTTGATTGAAGCGCTGGTGCACGGCGGCATTCAGACACTGACGCAAGTGAATATTCACTATATCGATTCGGAAGACATTGAAAAATCCGGCACCGGTGTGATTGAAGACATGGACGCTATTTTGGTGCCGGGCGGCTTTGGTGAGCGCGGTGTTGAAGGTAAGATTGAAGCCATTCGTTATGCACGTGAAAACAAAATTCCGTATTTAGGCATCTGCCTGGGCATGCAAATGGCGGTGGTGGAATATGCACGCCACGTTGCCGGTTTGACCAATGCACACAGTACCGAACTGGACCCGAAAACACCGACACCGGTGGTGGCTTTGATTACGGAATGGACCGATGAAGACGGTAAAGTCATTGAACGCGACGAAACCGTTGATTTGGGCGGTACCATGCGTTTGGGTGGTCAAGGTTGTTTGTTGGCCAAAGGTACCAAAATGCAACAGATTTACGGACAGGAACTGATTCGAGAGCGTCACCGTCATCGTTATGAAGTGAACGATGGTTACATCGCCAAGTTGGAAGCGGCCGGTTTGAAAATTTCCGGACGTTCCGAAGATGGAAACCTGGTCGAAACCATCGAAATCGAAGATCATCCTTGGTTTGTGGCCTGCCAATTCCACCCGGAATTTACCTCCACGCCACGTAACGGTCATCCGTTGTTTAAAGCGTTTGTGCAAGCCGCAAACGAACACAAAAATTCTTAA
- the tilS gene encoding tRNA lysidine(34) synthetase TilS, translating to MSFSKVESAVSALANLYPSEYSFLVAFSGGLDSTVLLDALSKCLPVNRLQAVYVHHGLQSEADDWEGFTRAFCDARQIPYQAVSVTVPDSARQGVESVARQVRYEALYQRLDDKTVLLTAHHQRDQAETFLLSALRGGGVAGLAAMPFERTVSYEGKMGRHCRPLLNVPYQALKAYAAHYQLSWVEDPSNQDVTLKRNFIRHELLPKTHQAWPNAEQSLAKSAQHLSESLGLLDDLAEMDLRNCTANHYQLALRPLVGLGMPRVKNALRYWAKTQAPQVTLNAKVYDWVESCLNNHNPQAHPRLKQARLAFRFYRQTLYALPEDLPADYRVPWSAFEPAQWYFSEPFDKRLEIDQAWPKTQLASGMVRAMTEAEAEKLGPKTHLKKWFQAHGVPPWDRNRWPVLEIGGKAVAILGGYTNFSSRD from the coding sequence ATGTCTTTTTCAAAGGTTGAGTCAGCGGTTTCGGCGCTGGCGAACCTTTATCCCTCCGAATACTCTTTTCTGGTGGCCTTTAGTGGCGGCCTTGACTCCACGGTCTTGCTCGACGCCTTGTCGAAATGTTTGCCGGTTAATCGCTTGCAAGCCGTTTATGTGCATCATGGCCTGCAGTCTGAAGCGGATGATTGGGAAGGCTTTACTCGAGCTTTTTGCGACGCCCGACAGATTCCATATCAAGCCGTGTCGGTGACGGTGCCGGATTCTGCACGCCAAGGCGTGGAGTCTGTGGCCCGGCAAGTGCGTTATGAAGCGCTTTATCAGCGGTTGGATGACAAAACAGTTTTGTTGACCGCGCATCATCAGCGCGACCAGGCCGAGACCTTTTTATTGAGTGCTTTGCGTGGTGGCGGCGTCGCGGGTTTGGCGGCCATGCCGTTTGAAAGAACGGTTTCTTATGAGGGTAAAATGGGGCGGCATTGTCGGCCATTGTTGAATGTACCGTACCAGGCTTTAAAAGCCTATGCCGCGCATTATCAACTGAGTTGGGTGGAAGACCCATCCAATCAGGATGTGACCTTAAAGCGCAACTTTATTCGTCACGAATTATTACCGAAAACGCACCAGGCCTGGCCAAATGCGGAACAATCGCTTGCGAAGAGTGCACAGCATTTATCGGAAAGCTTGGGGTTGTTGGATGATTTAGCGGAAATGGATTTGCGGAATTGTACCGCCAACCACTATCAGTTAGCCTTGCGGCCGCTTGTTGGCCTGGGGATGCCGCGCGTGAAAAATGCCTTGCGGTATTGGGCTAAAACGCAGGCGCCGCAGGTCACGCTTAATGCCAAAGTGTACGATTGGGTGGAAAGCTGTTTGAACAATCATAACCCCCAGGCGCATCCCAGGCTAAAGCAGGCGCGATTGGCGTTCCGTTTTTACCGACAAACGTTGTATGCTTTACCGGAAGACCTTCCGGCGGACTATCGAGTTCCTTGGTCGGCGTTTGAACCGGCGCAATGGTATTTTTCCGAGCCGTTCGATAAACGATTGGAAATCGACCAGGCCTGGCCAAAAACGCAATTGGCCTCGGGTATGGTGCGAGCCATGACCGAGGCGGAAGCCGAAAAACTGGGGCCGAAAACGCATCTGAAAAAATGGTTTCAAGCGCATGGTGTGCCGCCTTGGGATCGAAACCGTTGGCCGGTTTTGGAAATTGGCGGGAAAGCGGTGGCAATTCTAGGCGGTTATACGAATTTTTCCAGCCGGGATTGA
- the accA gene encoding acetyl-CoA carboxylase carboxyl transferase subunit alpha, producing MKLDFLDFEQPIAELEAKIDELRHLDGQDMDLLKEVSALEEKSKNLTQSIFSRLSDVQVAQVARHPQRPYMLDYLKEIFTDFKEMHGDRAFADDAAIVGGLARIDGQPVMVIGQEKGRDTKEKIHRNFGMPRPEGYRKALRLMKTAERFNLPILTFIDTPGAYPGINAEERGQSEAIARNLIEMSELTVPVICTVIGEGGSGGALAIGVGDVTMMMQYSTYSVISPEGCASILWKDAANAADAASALGITAPRLKELGLIDIIIDEPLGGAHRNSKAAASALKQALLSQMETLSKQPVDALLENRYQRYMQYGNFDVA from the coding sequence ATGAAACTGGATTTTTTAGATTTTGAACAACCGATTGCGGAATTGGAAGCCAAGATCGACGAGTTGCGTCATCTGGACGGGCAGGACATGGATTTGCTAAAAGAAGTGTCGGCTCTGGAAGAGAAAAGTAAAAATTTGACGCAGTCCATTTTCAGCCGTTTGTCGGACGTTCAGGTCGCTCAAGTGGCGCGTCACCCGCAGCGCCCGTATATGCTGGATTATCTGAAAGAAATCTTTACCGACTTTAAAGAGATGCACGGTGATCGCGCCTTTGCCGACGATGCGGCGATTGTCGGAGGCTTGGCGCGTATCGACGGCCAGCCGGTGATGGTCATCGGTCAGGAAAAAGGGCGCGACACTAAAGAGAAAATTCATCGTAACTTCGGTATGCCGCGTCCGGAAGGGTATCGTAAAGCCTTGCGCCTGATGAAAACGGCTGAGCGTTTCAATTTGCCAATTTTAACCTTTATCGACACGCCGGGTGCTTATCCGGGCATCAATGCCGAAGAGCGCGGTCAATCCGAAGCGATTGCTCGTAATTTGATTGAAATGTCCGAGTTGACGGTACCGGTGATTTGTACCGTTATCGGCGAAGGTGGTTCCGGTGGGGCTTTGGCCATCGGTGTCGGCGATGTCACCATGATGATGCAATACAGCACCTACTCGGTGATTTCGCCGGAAGGTTGTGCGTCCATTTTGTGGAAAGATGCCGCCAATGCCGCCGATGCCGCGTCGGCACTCGGCATTACCGCGCCACGACTGAAAGAACTGGGCTTGATTGACATCATTATCGATGAGCCATTGGGCGGCGCGCACCGCAACTCGAAGGCGGCTGCATCTGCGCTGAAGCAGGCACTGTTGAGTCAAATGGAAACCTTGTCGAAACAGCCGGTGGACGCGCTGTTGGAAAACCGTTACCAACGCTATATGCAATACGGTAACTTCGACGTGGCGTAA
- the ycaO gene encoding 30S ribosomal protein S12 methylthiotransferase accessory factor YcaO has translation MVEQTFIKGKDACLEDSISRMQGLLASAGFDIEEASWLNPVPNVYSVHIRDKQCPALFTNGKGASRKATLASALGEFFERLETNYFFSDFYLDETPDWLYFPDEKVVPCEAFKSLLPDALWAVYDVDGDMEGEDLLSLNDATDGIRCLPMVAAGSGETVYFPMNLFSNLYASNGLSAGNTPKEALVQGLSEVFERWVKRRILTENLCLPEVPESVVTQYPNVIRARDALREQGIEVSIRDASLGGRFPVMNVTLFEQKTGRCFASFGAHPIFEVALERTLTESLQGRSLDLLDGFQLPVFDEALVADDENIENHFIDSSGLIHARFISHQYDFEFVAWDFEGDTQAQFDDLVAKVHQQGAEVYYAEYSHFGVPACRIVVPGMSEVFPLHELLDNNQNRGRALRDELEVLAQSGAPDRFETAFDAIESLGFSEHQGVANLIGLLPDADSYWKKLKIVELQMWLALANREYETAYDLLQASLYFVDEADMFTFYKALGFALEILMQGDLAAYPLPVQQQLFGEAVVERVWRNINGEEVFGGLPMGMAAFESSRSHQNLLSVYQRVRAVKAEASKLAD, from the coding sequence ATGGTTGAACAAACGTTTATCAAAGGCAAGGATGCCTGTCTGGAAGACTCCATTAGCCGGATGCAGGGGCTGTTGGCATCGGCCGGGTTCGATATCGAAGAAGCCTCCTGGTTGAACCCGGTGCCGAATGTCTATTCCGTCCACATCCGCGATAAGCAGTGCCCGGCCTTGTTCACTAACGGCAAGGGCGCCAGCCGAAAAGCGACTTTGGCCAGTGCCTTGGGTGAGTTTTTCGAGCGCTTGGAAACCAACTATTTCTTTTCCGATTTTTATCTGGACGAAACACCCGATTGGCTGTATTTTCCGGATGAAAAAGTGGTGCCTTGCGAGGCTTTTAAATCGTTGTTGCCCGACGCGCTTTGGGCCGTTTACGACGTTGACGGAGATATGGAAGGCGAGGATTTATTGAGCTTGAACGACGCGACGGATGGCATTCGTTGTTTGCCGATGGTCGCCGCCGGTTCCGGTGAGACGGTGTATTTTCCGATGAATCTGTTCAGCAACCTGTATGCAAGCAACGGGTTAAGTGCGGGGAATACGCCGAAAGAGGCGTTGGTGCAAGGGTTGTCGGAAGTGTTCGAACGTTGGGTGAAGCGTCGTATTTTGACTGAAAACCTCTGTTTACCGGAAGTGCCGGAGTCGGTGGTGACGCAATACCCGAATGTGATTCGGGCCCGTGACGCACTGCGGGAGCAAGGTATTGAGGTGTCGATTCGCGATGCGTCATTGGGCGGGCGCTTCCCGGTGATGAACGTGACGCTGTTTGAGCAGAAAACCGGGCGTTGTTTTGCTTCTTTTGGTGCGCATCCGATCTTTGAAGTGGCACTGGAACGAACCTTGACCGAGTCGCTCCAAGGGCGCAGCCTGGATTTGCTTGACGGCTTCCAGTTGCCGGTGTTTGACGAAGCGTTGGTGGCGGACGACGAAAACATTGAAAATCATTTTATTGATTCCAGCGGTTTGATTCACGCGCGCTTTATTTCCCATCAATACGATTTTGAATTCGTTGCTTGGGATTTTGAAGGCGACACGCAAGCTCAATTCGACGACTTGGTGGCTAAAGTCCATCAGCAGGGCGCGGAAGTTTATTATGCTGAATATTCGCACTTTGGTGTGCCGGCCTGCCGTATTGTGGTGCCGGGCATGTCGGAAGTATTTCCATTGCATGAGTTGTTGGACAATAACCAAAACCGCGGCCGCGCTTTGCGGGATGAGCTGGAAGTGTTGGCGCAATCCGGCGCGCCGGATCGGTTTGAAACCGCTTTTGATGCCATTGAGTCACTCGGTTTTTCCGAGCACCAAGGCGTGGCCAATTTGATCGGGTTACTGCCGGACGCGGATTCGTATTGGAAAAAATTGAAAATCGTTGAATTGCAGATGTGGTTGGCGTTGGCCAACCGCGAGTATGAAACCGCTTACGATTTATTGCAGGCCAGTCTGTACTTTGTTGATGAGGCCGACATGTTTACCTTTTACAAAGCGCTTGGGTTTGCATTGGAAATATTGATGCAGGGTGATTTAGCCGCTTATCCCTTGCCGGTTCAGCAGCAGTTGTTTGGCGAAGCCGTGGTGGAACGTGTTTGGCGAAACATTAACGGGGAAGAGGTGTTTGGTGGATTGCCGATGGGAATGGCGGCTTTTGAAAGCAGTCGCAGTCATCAAAATTTGCTGTCGGTGTATCAACGCGTTCGGGCGGTCAAGGCTGAAGCATCGAAGCTCGCTGATTAA
- the tsaB gene encoding tRNA (adenosine(37)-N6)-threonylcarbamoyltransferase complex dimerization subunit type 1 TsaB, with protein sequence MQTILAVETSTQACSACLKQGEEVYLEYELAPQKHADRLLPMVDSVLKQAGIRPGQIDTLAFGEGPGAFTGIRIASGVIQGLAFAWEKPVVPVSTLEALAWQGYQASGQTQWWACLDARMQELYLQACRIESGQLVSEPPQLVSEPKALTMIADSGFGQGAGDIDTVFPNVKATFKHWESVLPSAQAISEIAAQRPEQALNVEEQLPMPVYLRNDVADKKTAPTG encoded by the coding sequence ATGCAGACGATTTTAGCGGTGGAAACTTCCACACAAGCCTGTTCCGCTTGCTTGAAGCAGGGCGAAGAGGTCTATTTGGAATATGAACTTGCGCCTCAGAAGCATGCGGATCGTTTATTACCAATGGTCGATTCGGTGCTGAAGCAAGCCGGCATCAGGCCTGGTCAAATCGATACGTTAGCGTTTGGAGAAGGGCCGGGGGCCTTTACCGGGATTCGAATCGCTTCCGGTGTGATTCAAGGCTTGGCGTTTGCCTGGGAAAAGCCAGTGGTGCCCGTGTCCACATTGGAAGCTTTGGCCTGGCAAGGCTATCAGGCATCGGGGCAAACGCAATGGTGGGCCTGTTTGGATGCGCGTATGCAAGAGCTGTATTTACAGGCGTGTCGTATTGAATCGGGTCAACTGGTTTCGGAACCGCCGCAACTGGTTTCGGAGCCGAAAGCCTTGACGATGATTGCCGATTCCGGTTTTGGACAAGGAGCGGGTGATATCGACACGGTTTTTCCAAATGTGAAAGCGACGTTCAAACACTGGGAGTCGGTTTTGCCGTCTGCGCAAGCCATTTCCGAAATTGCCGCTCAGCGCCCGGAACAGGCATTGAACGTGGAAGAACAATTACCGATGCCAGTGTATTTGCGCAATGACGTGGCAGACAAAAAGACAGCGCCAACAGGTTAG
- a CDS encoding ATP-dependent DNA helicase → MSLKSQIDTYLGADGRIAQAVEGYQVRQAQVDMAETIADIIETDGSLLAEAGTGTGKTFSYLIPALLSGKKVIVSTATKTLQDQLLTKDIPFLMELCGITGTAKVLKGRENYLCPQRLEIAETAEQNTKEVWKKLNLIHDWQLKTRNGDKSELQSLDENDPIWSKVCARMEFCQANECSGDEGCFYPGVKQQAQDAQVLIVNHHLFCADLALREQGFGEVLPEAEIYVFDEAHQLPDIAAQFLGFSVSRYQLDELIRDVRIAYKKEAPEAAELVDQASALEDKVRVFNEALGKWEKRWTWEAFEASKAPHKTLEHLRNQLTQLIDALKPLTDKGKLLSALYKRTQEFEKQVATWLTASSENQIRWVESSQARFKLNLTPLSVADPFSRQRDALGGAWIFTSATLSVNHSFDYFAHRLGMGEAETRQWESPFDYDKQAVIYHPIGLPDPKAPDYIKVCLRAAWPLLQASQGCAFLLFTSHRALQEAKVILSEHWDGTLLIQGDGPKTTLLQRFKESDKALLLGTSSFWEGVDVKGDALKMVMIDRIPFIPPDDPVVQARENALKQKGLNGFFHFQIPEATIALKQGIGRLIRDTSDYGVLMLCDPRLTQKSYGRIITNSFPNFRWVFNAEKAKQKLTRDE, encoded by the coding sequence ATGTCTTTAAAATCCCAAATTGATACTTATCTCGGTGCCGATGGGCGTATTGCCCAGGCCGTTGAGGGTTATCAGGTACGGCAGGCCCAGGTGGATATGGCCGAAACCATCGCCGACATAATCGAAACGGACGGCAGCCTGTTAGCCGAAGCCGGTACCGGAACCGGAAAAACCTTCTCTTATTTGATTCCGGCGCTCTTGTCGGGAAAAAAAGTCATCGTGTCGACGGCCACGAAAACCTTGCAGGACCAATTGTTAACCAAAGATATTCCGTTCTTGATGGAGCTTTGCGGCATTACCGGGACCGCCAAAGTCTTGAAAGGGCGAGAAAATTACTTGTGCCCACAACGTTTGGAAATTGCCGAAACGGCCGAACAAAACACCAAAGAAGTTTGGAAAAAGTTAAATCTCATTCATGATTGGCAACTGAAAACGCGCAATGGCGATAAATCAGAATTACAGTCGCTGGATGAAAACGACCCGATCTGGAGTAAAGTCTGCGCCCGTATGGAATTTTGTCAGGCCAATGAATGCAGTGGCGATGAAGGGTGTTTTTACCCAGGCGTGAAACAACAAGCCCAGGATGCCCAAGTCTTGATTGTGAATCACCACTTGTTCTGTGCCGACTTGGCTTTGCGAGAACAAGGGTTTGGAGAGGTGTTGCCGGAAGCCGAGATTTATGTATTCGACGAGGCGCATCAGCTGCCGGATATCGCGGCACAATTCCTCGGCTTTAGTGTGAGTCGTTATCAGCTGGATGAGTTGATAAGAGATGTACGCATAGCGTATAAGAAGGAAGCTCCGGAAGCGGCTGAACTGGTTGACCAGGCATCGGCCTTGGAAGATAAGGTGCGCGTTTTTAACGAAGCCCTTGGAAAGTGGGAAAAGCGTTGGACTTGGGAAGCGTTTGAAGCCTCCAAGGCTCCCCATAAAACCCTGGAGCATTTGCGCAATCAATTGACGCAACTGATTGATGCTCTTAAGCCCTTAACCGACAAAGGCAAACTGCTCTCGGCCTTGTACAAGCGAACCCAGGAGTTTGAAAAACAGGTCGCGACCTGGTTGACGGCGTCGTCGGAAAACCAGATTCGTTGGGTGGAATCGTCTCAAGCGCGGTTTAAATTGAATTTAACGCCATTAAGCGTCGCGGATCCATTCAGTCGGCAACGCGATGCGTTAGGCGGCGCTTGGATTTTTACATCCGCGACTTTAAGCGTTAATCACAGTTTCGATTATTTTGCCCACCGATTGGGGATGGGAGAGGCGGAAACCCGTCAATGGGAAAGCCCGTTTGACTACGATAAGCAAGCGGTGATTTATCACCCTATTGGGCTGCCGGACCCTAAAGCGCCGGATTACATTAAAGTGTGCCTTCGGGCGGCTTGGCCCCTGTTACAGGCCAGTCAGGGTTGTGCGTTTTTACTGTTCACCAGTCATCGTGCCCTGCAAGAAGCCAAGGTCATTTTGTCCGAACACTGGGACGGCACCTTATTGATTCAAGGCGATGGGCCGAAAACAACGCTGTTGCAGCGGTTTAAAGAAAGCGACAAGGCGTTGTTGCTAGGGACCAGCAGTTTTTGGGAAGGCGTGGATGTGAAAGGCGATGCCTTGAAAATGGTGATGATTGACCGCATCCCGTTTATTCCGCCGGATGACCCGGTCGTGCAAGCGCGGGAAAACGCGTTGAAGCAAAAAGGGTTGAATGGCTTTTTTCATTTTCAAATCCCCGAAGCGACCATTGCTTTGAAGCAAGGAATTGGGCGATTGATTCGCGATACCTCGGATTATGGGGTATTGATGTTGTGTGATCCGCGTTTAACACAAAAGTCCTATGGACGTATTATCACCAACAGTTTTCCAAATTTTCGATGGGTGTTTAATGCCGAAAAGGCCAAGCAGAAATTAACACGGGATGAATGA